One region of Chlorobiota bacterium genomic DNA includes:
- the queG gene encoding tRNA epoxyqueuosine(34) reductase QueG yields the protein MPMPATNHTEAIRHFITSTLGFDLAGIAAAERMDREADLFEEWLAHGHHGTMEWIARNNHKRRDVRQILPSARSVIVVARNYYTPFHHAANPDHAKISRYAWGRDYHNILPKKLKQLHQFIQTLEPNAESRWYVDTGPILEKQWAARAGLGWMGKHTNIINRKMGSWLFLGVLISSLELEYDSPIGDFCGSCTRCLDACPTNAFPQPYLLDATRCISYVTIEQLPKEEIPKEYGQQMENWVFGCDICQEVCPWNRFQTPTSEPDFHPRTGVMDLTVEQVQAMSDEEFQERFQGSPVRRAKADGFRRNGRGVG from the coding sequence ATGCCAATGCCAGCAACCAATCATACCGAAGCCATTCGCCATTTCATCACCTCCACTTTAGGTTTCGACCTTGCCGGGATTGCCGCAGCCGAGCGGATGGACCGGGAAGCAGACCTGTTTGAAGAATGGCTTGCCCACGGCCACCACGGCACCATGGAATGGATTGCCCGCAACAACCACAAACGCCGCGATGTTCGCCAAATCCTGCCATCGGCACGCTCGGTGATTGTGGTGGCACGCAACTACTACACCCCATTCCACCACGCCGCCAACCCCGACCACGCAAAAATCAGCCGCTACGCCTGGGGGCGCGATTACCACAACATCCTCCCAAAAAAATTGAAGCAACTCCATCAGTTTATCCAAACGCTGGAACCGAACGCCGAAAGCCGCTGGTACGTTGACACCGGGCCGATACTGGAAAAACAATGGGCCGCGCGGGCGGGGCTTGGATGGATGGGGAAACATACCAACATCATCAACCGGAAGATGGGGAGCTGGCTGTTTCTTGGGGTGCTGATCTCATCGCTTGAGTTGGAGTACGATTCCCCCATTGGCGACTTCTGCGGAAGCTGCACCCGCTGCCTTGATGCCTGCCCCACCAACGCCTTCCCGCAGCCATACCTGCTGGACGCAACCCGCTGCATCAGCTACGTGACGATTGAGCAGTTGCCGAAAGAAGAAATCCCGAAGGAGTACGGCCAGCAGATGGAGAACTGGGTGTTCGGCTGCGACATCTGCCAAGAAGTCTGCCCCTGGAATCGGTTCCAAACGCCAACCAGCGAACCCGATTTCCACCCCCGCACAGGCGTGATGGACCTGACGGTGGAGCAGGTCCAAGCCATGAGCGATGAAGAGTTCCAGGAGCGATTTCAAGGAAGCCCCGTGCGCCGCGCAAAGGCCGACGGATTCCGGAGAAATGGGCGCGGGGTGGGGTGA
- a CDS encoding gamma-glutamyl-gamma-aminobutyrate hydrolase family protein, translated as MRNPRPPEPTTAFMGGAAMQEYQPPFAAGNVQLYQHLHMALIGISKGSGSVKMGRYAEWLRKANPELEFLDLITSQDLRSDMERVHGLVLTGGSDIHPARYNAPHHLPLCHDIDEARDAAELEMTAIAIERKIPVLGICRGMQLLNVFFGGTLIPHIPERTGTPDHQKDGNEDRRHPIEVTPGSMIAKYTRTLDGEINSAHHQAVDAPGIGLTITAVSHDGIAEAIELKSDNRESFLLGVQWHPERMEDANNPFADFIREAFLFEVMGTKVMAGA; from the coding sequence TTGCGCAATCCCCGCCCACCGGAGCCAACAACGGCATTCATGGGCGGGGCAGCAATGCAGGAGTATCAACCTCCATTTGCCGCTGGCAACGTTCAACTTTATCAACATCTCCACATGGCATTGATCGGTATTTCAAAAGGGAGCGGAAGCGTGAAGATGGGGCGGTACGCGGAATGGCTTCGGAAAGCAAATCCCGAACTAGAGTTTCTTGACCTGATAACCAGCCAGGACCTGAGGTCCGATATGGAGCGGGTGCATGGGCTGGTGCTTACCGGCGGAAGCGACATCCACCCCGCACGCTACAACGCTCCCCACCACCTTCCCCTGTGCCATGACATTGACGAAGCCCGCGACGCAGCCGAGCTAGAGATGACAGCGATTGCCATTGAACGGAAGATTCCGGTGCTGGGAATTTGCCGGGGAATGCAACTGCTGAACGTCTTTTTTGGCGGAACGCTGATCCCCCACATCCCCGAACGAACCGGAACCCCGGACCACCAGAAAGATGGAAACGAGGACCGCCGCCACCCCATTGAAGTCACCCCGGGAAGCATGATCGCCAAATACACCCGCACCCTTGATGGCGAAATCAACAGCGCGCACCACCAAGCGGTGGATGCTCCGGGAATCGGCCTAACGATTACCGCCGTTTCCCACGATGGCATTGCCGAAGCGATTGAGCTGAAATCGGACAACCGCGAATCCTTCCTGCTGGGCGTGCAGTGGCACCCCGAGCGGATGGAGGATGCCAACAACCCATTCGCCGATTTCATCAGGGAAGCGTTTTTGTTCGAGGTGATGGGGACGAAGGTGATGGCCGGCGCGTAA